One Cryobacterium roopkundense genomic region harbors:
- a CDS encoding tripartite tricarboxylate transporter permease → MDQLANLLEGFSVALTPMNLVFLLIGAILGTAVGVLPGLGSAMAVALLLPITFSLDPTGAFIMFASIYFGGLFGDSTSGILLNTPGNSSAIATSFEGHRMAKDGRAAKALGTAAIGAFTGGIIATTLVVFLSPYLVLLATLFGPAEYFALAAFAFVAISAVVAESVVRGLIALGIGLSLAMVGIDGQSGAARFTLGMPEFFDGISIIVVTVGLLAMGEVLHVASRIHREDPRAQVKTHGSPYLNWREFKQAFPAFLRGTSFGLPFGAIPVGGSEVPTFLAYGTEKKLAKRRGDTMFGTRGAIQGVAGPEAAGNATAGTAMGALLALGLPTSATAAMMLAAFQQYGMQPGPLLFERSADLVWPLLASLFVGLVMLLIINLPFASVWAKLLLVPKHYLYAGVAVFSVFGVYAIASSMKDLWLLVAIGVLGFVMRRFAIPLAPVLIAAILGPLAETELRRALAVSEGDMAILVGSPITVSLYSVMAVAILISVVQHVRHRRQAAAIPEKVTAAG, encoded by the coding sequence ATGGATCAGCTAGCCAACCTTCTTGAGGGCTTCTCGGTGGCCCTCACCCCGATGAATCTGGTGTTTCTGCTCATCGGCGCGATCCTCGGCACCGCGGTGGGTGTGCTGCCCGGGCTCGGTTCCGCGATGGCTGTGGCCCTGCTCCTGCCGATTACGTTCAGCCTCGACCCCACCGGCGCGTTCATCATGTTCGCGAGCATCTACTTCGGCGGGCTGTTCGGGGACTCGACCTCGGGCATCCTCTTGAACACCCCCGGCAATTCCTCGGCCATCGCCACCTCGTTCGAAGGCCATCGCATGGCCAAGGACGGCCGGGCGGCGAAGGCCCTCGGCACGGCCGCGATCGGTGCCTTCACCGGCGGCATCATCGCCACGACTCTCGTGGTGTTTCTGTCCCCGTACCTCGTGCTGCTCGCCACCCTGTTCGGGCCCGCCGAGTACTTCGCCCTCGCGGCCTTCGCGTTCGTGGCCATCTCCGCCGTCGTCGCCGAATCTGTCGTGCGCGGGCTGATCGCGCTCGGCATCGGTCTCTCACTCGCGATGGTGGGCATCGACGGCCAGAGTGGCGCGGCCCGTTTCACCCTGGGCATGCCCGAGTTCTTCGACGGCATCTCGATCATCGTCGTGACGGTGGGCCTCCTCGCGATGGGCGAGGTGCTGCACGTGGCCTCCCGCATCCACCGCGAAGACCCGCGCGCGCAGGTGAAGACGCACGGCTCGCCGTACCTGAACTGGCGTGAATTCAAGCAGGCGTTCCCTGCGTTTCTGCGCGGCACAAGCTTCGGGCTGCCGTTCGGCGCCATCCCGGTGGGCGGCTCAGAGGTTCCCACGTTCCTCGCCTACGGCACGGAGAAGAAGCTCGCCAAGCGGCGCGGTGACACGATGTTCGGCACCCGCGGCGCCATCCAGGGCGTGGCCGGGCCGGAGGCGGCCGGCAACGCCACCGCCGGTACCGCGATGGGCGCGCTGCTCGCGCTCGGCCTGCCCACGTCGGCGACCGCGGCCATGATGCTCGCGGCGTTCCAGCAATACGGCATGCAGCCCGGGCCGCTGCTGTTCGAGCGCAGCGCCGACCTCGTCTGGCCGCTGCTCGCGAGCCTGTTCGTGGGCCTGGTCATGCTGCTCATCATCAACCTGCCGTTCGCGTCGGTCTGGGCGAAGCTGCTGCTCGTGCCCAAGCACTACCTGTACGCCGGAGTCGCCGTGTTCTCGGTGTTCGGCGTCTATGCGATCGCCTCCTCGATGAAGGACCTCTGGCTGCTCGTGGCGATCGGCGTGCTCGGCTTCGTGATGCGCCGATTCGCCATCCCGCTCGCCCCTGTGCTGATCGCGGCCATTCTCGGCCCGCTCGCCGAAACCGAGCTGCGCCGGGCCCTGGCGGTGTCCGAGGGCGACATGGCCATCCTGGTGGGCTCGCCGATCACGGTGTCGCTCTACTCGGTGATGGCCGTGGCGATCCTCATCAGCGTGGTGCAGCACGTACGGCACCGGCGGCAGGCTGCTGCTATTCCCGAGAAGGTGACGGCGGCTGGGTAG
- a CDS encoding alpha/beta fold hydrolase → MSAPHVARRLDGVRVAYDVVPGDRPVLLVHGFASTAADTWGVTGWVAFLADAGRGVITPDLRGHGRSDAPQRAAEYAPRQMAADLVAVLDDLELEQVDVIAYSLGSRVAAALTRLAPERVRRVVLGGAGPIEHFATWDPAAVERFVTDGQLPNDPTIAAVLGAAIAGGANRPALLACVQGMTGSVLDVPAGIPRFYVAGSADPIPEGVAELARTVGAEYLGLPGRTHMNALGSRAFKVAALDFLT, encoded by the coding sequence TTGAGCGCGCCGCACGTCGCCCGGCGCCTCGATGGCGTGCGTGTGGCCTACGACGTGGTTCCCGGCGACCGGCCCGTGCTGCTCGTGCACGGCTTCGCGTCCACGGCCGCCGACACCTGGGGCGTCACCGGCTGGGTCGCATTCTTAGCGGATGCCGGTCGCGGCGTGATCACGCCGGATCTGCGCGGCCACGGCCGCAGCGACGCCCCGCAGCGGGCCGCCGAGTACGCCCCGCGGCAGATGGCCGCCGACCTCGTGGCTGTGCTCGACGACCTCGAACTCGAACAGGTTGACGTGATCGCGTACTCCCTCGGCTCGCGCGTGGCGGCGGCGCTCACCCGGCTCGCTCCCGAGCGCGTGCGCCGCGTGGTTCTCGGCGGCGCCGGTCCGATCGAACACTTCGCCACGTGGGACCCCGCCGCGGTCGAGCGTTTCGTGACCGACGGCCAGCTGCCCAACGACCCCACGATCGCCGCGGTGCTCGGCGCGGCCATCGCCGGCGGGGCCAACCGCCCGGCGCTACTCGCGTGCGTGCAAGGCATGACGGGGTCAGTGCTCGATGTGCCGGCCGGCATCCCGCGTTTCTACGTGGCCGGCAGCGCCGACCCCATCCCCGAGGGAGTGGCCGAGCTCGCCCGCACCGTCGGCGCTGAATACCTCGGTCTGCCCGGCCGAACGCACATGAACGCGCTCGGTTCCCGGGCCTTCAAGGTGGCGGCGCTGGACTTCCTGACCTGA
- a CDS encoding isochorismatase family protein, whose product MTRALFIIDVQNDFTEGGALAVTGGAAVTAGISALLAAHPQAYRHIFASRDWHTADSDNGGHIALTGEPDFVSTWPVHCVAGTPGAEYHPDLVLPDRAVHIYKGQGEPGYSIFEGKTGVGDTLGALLAQRGVTDVDVVGLATDHCVRASTLDALEHGQHVRVFTDLIAGVDESASQAALAELAHMGAVLAVSTTTTVLD is encoded by the coding sequence GTGACCCGCGCCCTGTTCATCATCGACGTTCAGAACGATTTCACGGAGGGCGGCGCCCTGGCGGTTACCGGCGGGGCGGCCGTCACGGCCGGCATCAGCGCCTTACTCGCGGCGCATCCGCAGGCGTATCGGCACATCTTCGCCTCGCGGGATTGGCACACTGCCGACAGCGACAACGGAGGGCACATCGCCCTGACCGGCGAACCCGACTTCGTGAGCACCTGGCCCGTGCACTGCGTGGCCGGCACCCCCGGCGCCGAGTACCACCCCGATCTGGTTCTGCCCGACCGTGCCGTACACATCTACAAGGGCCAAGGCGAGCCGGGCTACTCCATCTTCGAGGGAAAAACTGGTGTCGGCGACACCCTCGGCGCGCTGCTCGCCCAGCGCGGTGTCACCGATGTGGATGTGGTCGGCCTCGCGACGGACCATTGCGTGCGCGCCTCGACACTCGACGCGCTCGAGCACGGCCAGCACGTGCGCGTGTTTACTGATCTGATCGCGGGCGTCGACGAGTCCGCGAGCCAGGCCGCGCTCGCCGAACTGGCCCACATGGGCGCGGTTCTCGCTGTGTCGACCACCACGACCGTGCTCGATTGA
- a CDS encoding D-alanyl-D-alanine carboxypeptidase/D-alanyl-D-alanine-endopeptidase encodes MDKADLPADDAKRDDAFDDDATAQLPVADAAATSALPDSDATAHLVVADAATAAFPAADAATTMLPVADAATTTVIPGEGTTTVLPVAETARAAAPTAKTTGLGVVFARHPRAWLVTAGALVFALLGTGAVFAGTQTGAEEPRAASALETATPTPTPTATVPPARPVPGAATAASRLRTCSVAGLAADARLANFQGQVMNATTGEVLFDRGGTTASATASVLKVVTSAAALSVLGPDFRATTTVVKGSEPGQVVLVGGGDLTLSRLPSGAEPFYTGAAHLDDLAAQARAAWDADPANAGVPMTSLVLDSSYFSGPEWDDGWARSELGLGYMPEITALQVDGDRDNPSRSTSPRSEDPVARAGQAFAEALGGGVTVSQGTAPPGAAQLGSVQSQPVSTLITQSLIVSDNTIAEMLARLTSIRSGAGNDFASLQQGVVDGLAPYGIDTTGIVIKDGSGLSPANAVSPAYMTALFVKINAREGNLGVIFDGLPVAGGPSGSLSYSDRFAGPNSVADGAVFAKTGWITTGYTLSGIIRAADGTPLTFAVYALGNVSDNAKQAIDTITAGFFRCGDNLSNN; translated from the coding sequence GTGGACAAAGCAGACCTTCCGGCCGATGACGCCAAGCGCGACGATGCCTTCGACGACGACGCCACGGCCCAGCTTCCGGTAGCGGATGCCGCGGCCACGTCCGCCCTGCCCGATTCCGATGCCACCGCGCACCTCGTGGTCGCCGATGCCGCGACGGCCGCGTTCCCGGCCGCGGACGCCGCGACCACGATGCTTCCCGTCGCCGACGCCGCCACCACCACAGTGATTCCCGGTGAGGGCACCACCACCGTGCTTCCCGTCGCCGAAACCGCTCGGGCCGCGGCGCCCACCGCGAAGACCACCGGCCTCGGCGTGGTCTTCGCACGGCACCCCCGCGCCTGGCTGGTCACGGCCGGGGCCCTCGTGTTCGCCCTGCTCGGCACCGGCGCGGTCTTCGCGGGAACCCAGACCGGCGCGGAGGAACCGCGCGCGGCATCCGCTCTGGAAACGGCCACCCCCACCCCCACGCCCACCGCAACAGTGCCGCCTGCGCGGCCGGTCCCCGGCGCAGCGACCGCAGCCAGTCGGCTGCGCACCTGCTCGGTGGCCGGGCTCGCCGCCGACGCCAGACTGGCCAATTTTCAGGGCCAGGTCATGAACGCCACGACCGGCGAGGTGCTCTTTGACCGCGGCGGTACGACAGCCTCTGCCACGGCGAGCGTGCTCAAGGTCGTCACGAGCGCTGCAGCGCTGAGCGTGCTCGGCCCAGATTTTCGGGCAACGACCACCGTCGTGAAGGGCAGCGAGCCCGGCCAGGTCGTGCTCGTGGGCGGCGGAGACCTCACGCTCTCCAGGCTGCCGAGCGGGGCGGAACCGTTCTACACCGGCGCCGCGCACCTTGACGATCTAGCCGCGCAGGCGCGGGCGGCGTGGGACGCCGACCCCGCCAACGCGGGCGTGCCGATGACGAGCCTGGTGCTCGACTCAAGCTATTTCTCCGGCCCCGAGTGGGACGATGGTTGGGCCCGCTCCGAACTCGGCCTCGGTTATATGCCCGAAATCACAGCCCTGCAGGTGGACGGGGACCGCGACAACCCGAGCCGCAGCACCTCCCCGCGCAGCGAAGACCCCGTCGCGCGCGCCGGGCAGGCCTTCGCAGAAGCCCTCGGCGGCGGTGTGACCGTGAGCCAGGGCACCGCGCCACCCGGTGCCGCGCAGCTCGGCTCGGTGCAGTCCCAACCGGTGTCCACCCTGATCACGCAGTCACTCATCGTGTCCGACAACACCATCGCCGAGATGCTCGCCCGACTCACGTCCATCAGAAGCGGCGCCGGCAACGACTTCGCGTCGCTGCAGCAGGGTGTGGTGGACGGCCTCGCCCCGTACGGGATCGACACGACCGGGATCGTGATCAAGGACGGCTCCGGGCTCAGTCCCGCCAACGCCGTGTCGCCCGCGTACATGACCGCCCTGTTCGTGAAGATCAACGCCCGGGAGGGCAACCTCGGCGTGATCTTCGACGGCCTTCCGGTGGCTGGAGGACCCTCCGGTTCGCTCTCGTACAGCGACAGGTTTGCCGGCCCGAACTCGGTGGCAGACGGCGCCGTCTTCGCGAAAACCGGCTGGATCACCACCGGCTACACGCTCTCCGGAATCATCCGTGCCGCCGACGGCACCCCGCTCACCTTCGCCGTCTACGCCCTCGGCAACGTGAGCGACAACGCGAAACAGGCCATCGACACGATTACCGCCGGCTTCTTCCGATGCGGCGATAATCTGTCTAACAACTAA
- a CDS encoding Gfo/Idh/MocA family protein yields MTHGIRWGILATGGIAHSFTEDLVLTGHTVQAVGSRSQESADAFAAEFGIPNAHASYEALVNDPEVDVVYVSTPHPLHAANAALALKAGKHVLVEKSFTLNAGEARALVALAASKNLLVQEAMWTRFLPHMARIREIIAAGTLGDVHTLLVDHTQKLPDDPAHRLNDLALGGGALLDLGVYPVSFAFDLFGAPESILASATFKETGADAQVATIFRYAGGQIATTLSASDTKGPNTASILGTAGRIDIDAIWYAPTTFRVCNSANEVTETYVSEVTGRGMHYEASEVERLILAGQTAGEILSPAESVAIMETLDAVRAQIGLRYPGE; encoded by the coding sequence ATGACACACGGCATCCGCTGGGGAATCCTGGCCACGGGCGGCATCGCCCACTCCTTCACCGAAGACCTCGTGCTCACCGGGCACACAGTGCAGGCCGTCGGGTCACGCAGTCAGGAGTCCGCCGACGCGTTCGCGGCTGAGTTCGGGATCCCGAATGCGCACGCCAGTTACGAAGCCCTGGTGAACGATCCGGAGGTCGACGTCGTGTACGTCAGCACGCCGCATCCGCTCCACGCCGCCAACGCCGCCCTCGCCCTGAAGGCCGGCAAGCACGTTTTGGTCGAGAAGTCTTTCACGCTCAACGCCGGCGAGGCCCGTGCCCTCGTGGCGCTCGCCGCGTCGAAGAACCTGCTCGTGCAGGAGGCCATGTGGACCCGGTTCCTGCCGCACATGGCGCGCATCCGCGAGATCATCGCCGCCGGAACGCTCGGCGACGTGCACACGCTCCTCGTGGACCACACCCAGAAGCTGCCCGACGACCCGGCGCACCGCCTCAACGACCTCGCGCTCGGCGGCGGCGCGCTGCTCGACCTCGGGGTGTATCCGGTGTCGTTCGCGTTCGACCTGTTCGGTGCGCCGGAGAGCATTCTGGCGAGCGCCACGTTCAAGGAGACCGGAGCGGATGCCCAGGTCGCCACGATCTTCCGGTACGCCGGCGGACAGATCGCCACGACACTGTCCGCGAGCGATACGAAGGGGCCGAACACAGCGAGCATCCTCGGCACGGCCGGCCGGATCGACATCGACGCCATCTGGTACGCGCCCACCACCTTCCGGGTATGCAACAGCGCCAACGAGGTGACCGAGACGTACGTGAGCGAGGTCACCGGGCGGGGCATGCACTACGAGGCGAGCGAGGTGGAGCGGCTGATCCTGGCGGGCCAGACGGCCGGCGAGATTCTCTCGCCGGCGGAATCCGTGGCGATCATGGAGACCCTCGACGCCGTGCGCGCCCAGATCGGGCTGCGCTACCCCGGGGAGTAG
- a CDS encoding DHA2 family efflux MFS transporter permease subunit produces the protein MTLQPSTSVQRLVLTVAVLASFIAFLDGTVINVALPAITREVGGGISTQQWVVDAYLITLGAIILLAGSLSDAFGRKRVLFWGLVGFLVASLLCAVAPSAAFLIGARALQGVAGALLVPSSLALILSTFSGAAQARAIGSWTAWTSTAFIAGPLIGGLLVDLASWRLVFAINVLPIAVTLVLLARLPADRPADAGARVDVLGAVLGVVGLGLPVFALIEQPNFGWASPVIFVPAIVGVVSFVAFILHERRPPQPMMPLSLFHVRNFSVGNVATTFFYGALSIGSFVLAVFLQQVGGYSATLAGLALLPVTIFSILLSTLFGRLAGVHGPRLFMCVGPLVSAAGFFLMLRISDEVNYWSEVFPGVVVFGLGLTITVAPLTSAILGAIDSSRAGIASAVNNAVSRVAGLVAIAALSFVVGSTLDLAGLHRAVIATGVLMVIAGVVSGLGIVNGAKPARVQAAGPA, from the coding sequence ATGACCCTCCAGCCGTCGACATCCGTGCAACGACTCGTGCTCACCGTTGCGGTGCTCGCGTCGTTCATCGCGTTCCTCGACGGCACCGTCATCAACGTGGCGTTGCCGGCGATCACCCGCGAAGTCGGCGGCGGCATCAGCACGCAGCAGTGGGTCGTCGACGCGTACCTCATCACCCTCGGCGCCATCATCCTGCTCGCCGGTTCGCTCTCCGATGCGTTCGGACGCAAGCGAGTGCTGTTCTGGGGACTCGTCGGGTTTCTGGTGGCCTCTTTACTCTGTGCGGTGGCGCCCTCGGCGGCGTTCCTCATCGGCGCACGCGCCCTGCAGGGCGTGGCCGGGGCGCTGCTCGTGCCCAGTTCCCTGGCCCTCATCCTGTCCACCTTTTCGGGCGCGGCGCAGGCGCGCGCCATCGGGTCCTGGACCGCGTGGACCAGCACCGCCTTCATCGCCGGCCCGCTCATCGGCGGTCTGCTCGTCGACCTCGCGTCGTGGCGCCTTGTGTTCGCCATCAACGTGCTGCCGATCGCGGTGACGCTCGTGCTGCTGGCCCGGTTGCCCGCCGATCGGCCAGCGGATGCCGGAGCTCGCGTCGACGTTCTCGGTGCCGTTCTCGGCGTGGTCGGCCTCGGACTGCCGGTGTTCGCGCTGATCGAGCAGCCGAACTTCGGCTGGGCGAGCCCGGTGATCTTCGTGCCGGCCATCGTGGGCGTGGTGTCGTTCGTCGCGTTCATCCTGCACGAGCGGCGCCCACCACAGCCGATGATGCCGCTGAGCCTGTTCCACGTGCGCAACTTCTCGGTGGGCAACGTGGCGACGACCTTCTTCTACGGGGCGCTGTCGATCGGGTCGTTCGTGCTCGCAGTGTTCCTGCAGCAAGTGGGCGGCTACAGCGCTACCCTCGCGGGCCTCGCCCTGCTGCCCGTGACGATTTTCAGCATCCTCTTGTCGACCCTGTTCGGCAGGCTCGCGGGCGTGCACGGGCCGCGCCTGTTCATGTGCGTTGGGCCGCTTGTGAGCGCGGCGGGCTTCTTTCTCATGCTGCGCATCAGCGACGAGGTGAACTACTGGAGCGAGGTCTTCCCCGGTGTCGTGGTCTTCGGCCTCGGCCTCACCATCACGGTGGCCCCGCTCACCTCCGCCATCCTCGGTGCGATCGACTCGTCCCGGGCGGGGATCGCCTCCGCGGTGAACAACGCGGTGTCCAGGGTGGCGGGCCTCGTGGCGATCGCGGCGCTGAGCTTCGTGGTGGGCTCGACCCTCGACCTCGCGGGACTGCACCGCGCCGTGATCGCCACCGGTGTGCTGATGGTCATCGCCGGGGTGGTCTCCGGCCTCGGAATTGTGAACGGCGCAAAGCCCGCCCGGGTGCAGGCCGCCGGCCCGGCCTAG
- a CDS encoding class I SAM-dependent methyltransferase, which translates to MKSAQAADMSARVAALFNRVADTYDAVGVPWFGPIAERLVAELEPRPGERALDLGTGRGAALWPLAAAVGPTGHVTAIDLAEQMIAATHVDAAALGLDTVTLLVADASNPGLAQEFDLAVALLVLFFLPDPASALRAWRGLLVPGCRLGVSTFGPRDAAWESVDAVFTPYLPKQLLDARTSGTRGPFATDAGVEGLLTNAGFAHTRTTHISQPAHFDDVDQWHRWSMSHGQRSHWLAVPEPARADVLALAAERLEAARDPLGGFTLTQRVRFTVGTRPALSRHSSERRALV; encoded by the coding sequence ATGAAAAGTGCACAAGCGGCAGACATGAGCGCCCGGGTGGCGGCCCTCTTCAATCGGGTGGCCGACACATACGATGCTGTCGGCGTGCCCTGGTTCGGTCCGATCGCTGAGCGGCTCGTGGCAGAGCTCGAGCCCCGGCCCGGCGAACGCGCTCTCGATCTCGGAACCGGTCGCGGCGCCGCGCTCTGGCCCCTCGCCGCGGCGGTGGGTCCCACAGGTCACGTCACCGCGATCGACCTCGCCGAGCAGATGATTGCGGCCACCCACGTTGACGCGGCGGCGCTCGGCCTCGACACCGTCACACTCCTGGTAGCCGATGCCTCGAACCCGGGCCTGGCGCAGGAGTTCGACCTCGCCGTCGCGTTGCTCGTGCTGTTCTTCCTGCCCGATCCGGCCTCCGCACTCCGCGCCTGGCGCGGGCTGCTCGTGCCCGGCTGCCGCCTCGGCGTGTCCACCTTCGGCCCGCGCGACGCTGCGTGGGAATCCGTCGACGCTGTCTTCACCCCGTACCTTCCGAAGCAGCTGCTTGATGCTCGTACCAGCGGCACACGCGGCCCCTTCGCAACGGATGCCGGTGTCGAAGGCCTGCTCACGAACGCCGGTTTCGCGCACACCCGCACCACCCACATCTCCCAGCCCGCGCATTTCGACGATGTCGACCAGTGGCACCGCTGGTCGATGTCGCATGGGCAGCGGTCGCATTGGCTGGCGGTTCCGGAACCGGCCAGGGCCGACGTGCTCGCGTTGGCCGCCGAGCGGCTCGAAGCCGCCCGCGACCCGCTCGGCGGTTTCACGCTCACCCAGCGCGTGCGGTTCACGGTGGGAACCCGGCCAGCCCTGTCGCGGCACTCGTCTGAACGGCGGGCACTCGTCTGA
- a CDS encoding DedA family protein translates to MILSAGLLDPRTLITGAGVWGLLIVCAAVFAETGLLIGFFLPGDTLLFFTGLLTFSGAIAQPLWLVMLLVIVAAAAGDQVGYFVGRRSGPAIFERRESGLFSRRSVERTQAFFDRYGPSAVMVARFVPVVRTFAPVAAGVGRMPRRLFTLFNIIGGTVWTVVIVGSGFLLAHIAGVAEFVGRYIDLVLVSIVVLSVLPVLVRALVLRRRRTAAAPQ, encoded by the coding sequence ATGATTCTCTCCGCAGGCTTACTCGATCCCCGGACCCTGATCACGGGGGCCGGAGTATGGGGACTCCTGATCGTGTGCGCGGCGGTCTTCGCCGAGACGGGACTGCTGATCGGCTTCTTCCTGCCCGGGGATACCCTGCTCTTCTTCACCGGGCTCCTCACCTTCAGCGGCGCCATCGCACAGCCACTCTGGCTCGTGATGCTGCTCGTGATTGTCGCCGCCGCGGCCGGCGACCAGGTGGGGTACTTCGTCGGCCGGCGGTCGGGGCCGGCCATCTTCGAGCGCCGCGAGTCCGGGCTGTTCAGCCGGCGGAGCGTCGAGCGCACCCAGGCGTTCTTCGACCGCTACGGGCCCTCAGCCGTGATGGTGGCCCGGTTCGTGCCCGTGGTGCGCACCTTCGCGCCGGTGGCGGCCGGGGTCGGCCGCATGCCGCGTCGCCTGTTCACCCTCTTCAACATTATCGGCGGCACGGTCTGGACCGTCGTGATCGTGGGCTCCGGCTTCCTGCTCGCCCATATTGCGGGCGTTGCCGAGTTCGTGGGCCGCTACATCGACCTCGTTCTGGTGAGCATCGTCGTGCTCTCCGTGCTGCCGGTCCTGGTGCGAGCGCTCGTACTGCGTCGCCGCCGCACGGCGGCGGCCCCGCAATAG
- a CDS encoding EamA family transporter codes for MLSNKYALLLATAVAPLLWGTTYLTTTLFLPPDRPLLAATLRALPAGVLLLLIVRTLPRGSWWWKSWVLGVLNIGAFFALLFVAAYRLPGGTAAIIGGIQPLVIALLASRFLHERMTPRVFAAGLAGVLGVSLIVLQSRAALDSLGLLAAAGGTLSMAVGLVLAKKWGQPASPLATTAWQLLAGGLTLLVLLLVCEGLPSEPFTAGNFWGYAYLSVLGTAVAYVLWFRGIAQLPATRIGFLALLSPVAAILLGWAVAGEVLTAVQLVGVVVVLASVAAGALLKAKGVTPTRVRAEPSRT; via the coding sequence GTGCTTAGCAATAAATACGCTCTCCTCCTGGCCACCGCGGTTGCACCCCTGCTCTGGGGCACGACCTACCTCACCACGACACTGTTTCTGCCGCCCGATCGACCGCTGCTCGCCGCGACCCTGCGCGCGCTGCCCGCCGGCGTGCTGCTACTACTCATCGTGCGCACGCTGCCACGGGGCAGCTGGTGGTGGAAATCCTGGGTGCTCGGCGTGCTCAACATCGGTGCCTTCTTCGCGCTGCTGTTCGTGGCGGCCTACCGGCTACCGGGCGGCACGGCGGCGATCATCGGCGGCATCCAGCCCCTGGTTATCGCGCTTCTCGCGAGCCGTTTCCTCCACGAGCGCATGACGCCGCGCGTATTCGCAGCCGGACTCGCCGGGGTGCTCGGCGTGAGTCTCATCGTGCTGCAATCCCGCGCGGCCCTCGACTCCCTCGGACTCCTGGCCGCTGCCGGCGGTACCCTCTCGATGGCCGTCGGGCTGGTGCTCGCCAAGAAGTGGGGCCAACCCGCCTCGCCGCTCGCCACGACGGCGTGGCAGCTCCTCGCCGGCGGGCTCACCCTGCTGGTCTTGCTGCTGGTGTGTGAGGGGCTTCCCTCCGAACCGTTCACGGCGGGCAACTTCTGGGGCTACGCGTACCTGTCCGTGCTGGGTACCGCCGTGGCCTACGTGCTGTGGTTCCGAGGCATCGCGCAGCTCCCGGCGACTCGCATCGGATTCCTTGCCCTGCTCAGCCCTGTCGCAGCGATTCTGCTGGGGTGGGCCGTGGCGGGGGAGGTGCTCACTGCGGTGCAGCTCGTCGGGGTCGTCGTGGTGCTGGCATCCGTCGCCGCTGGCGCGCTCCTGAAAGCGAAGGGTGTTACGCCGACGCGAGTCCGGGCTGAACCTTCACGAACGTGA
- a CDS encoding MarR family winged helix-turn-helix transcriptional regulator, with protein sequence MTGPLDRILEQWHAERPDLDASPMAVIGRLSRASVDVDARLGATFARHGLDSSSFDVLATLLRTGHPHQLAPADLARDAMISTSAVAQRLNKLEQRGLIERGANPHDGRGTLVTLTTAGRDLIEEALPDHLLTEHAIVSELSAAEQAQLAALLQRVSDAARRP encoded by the coding sequence ATGACCGGCCCTTTAGACCGCATCCTCGAACAGTGGCACGCGGAGCGACCGGACCTCGATGCCTCCCCGATGGCCGTCATCGGCCGGCTGAGCCGGGCATCCGTTGATGTCGACGCCAGGCTCGGGGCCACCTTCGCGCGCCACGGCCTGGATTCTTCGTCTTTCGACGTGCTCGCCACACTGCTGCGAACCGGGCACCCGCATCAGCTCGCTCCGGCCGACCTCGCCCGCGACGCCATGATCAGTACCAGCGCCGTCGCCCAGCGGCTGAACAAACTCGAGCAGCGTGGCCTCATCGAGCGCGGCGCGAACCCGCACGACGGTCGCGGCACCCTCGTGACGCTCACGACGGCCGGGCGTGACCTCATCGAGGAAGCCCTACCGGATCACCTACTCACGGAACACGCTATCGTCTCCGAGCTAAGCGCCGCCGAGCAGGCCCAGCTCGCTGCCCTGCTGCAGCGCGTCTCCGACGCCGCCCGTCGCCCCTGA